One Helicobacter cetorum MIT 00-7128 DNA window includes the following coding sequences:
- the accA gene encoding acetyl-CoA carboxylase carboxyl transferase subunit alpha — MAVYLDFENHIKEIQNEIELALIRGDEDAKEILEARLDKEVKAIYSNLSDFQKLQLARHPDRPYAMDYIDLILKDKYEIFGDRHYADDKAIVCFIGKIDNIPAVVIGEEKGRGTKNKLSRNFGMPNPEGYRKALKMAKFAEKFNLPILMLVDTAGAYPGLGAEERGQSEAIAKNLQEFSNLKVPTISVIIGEGGSGGALAIAVADRLAMMQYSIFSVISPEGCAAILWNDPSKTEVAIKAMKITPTDLKEAGLIDDVILEPSKGAHRDKLLAANTIKEYFLDSLHSIQQDPHFLEKRYQKLMSFGSFVE; from the coding sequence ATGGCAGTTTATTTAGACTTTGAAAATCATATCAAAGAAATTCAAAACGAGATTGAACTAGCGCTCATTAGGGGCGATGAGGATGCTAAGGAAATCTTGGAGGCACGACTAGATAAAGAAGTTAAAGCCATTTACTCTAATCTTAGCGATTTTCAAAAACTCCAACTCGCAAGACACCCCGATAGACCCTATGCCATGGATTATATTGACCTAATCTTAAAAGATAAATATGAAATCTTTGGCGATAGGCATTATGCTGATGATAAGGCTATTGTTTGCTTTATTGGTAAAATTGATAATATTCCAGCCGTAGTTATTGGCGAAGAAAAAGGGCGAGGCACTAAAAACAAGCTTTCAAGAAATTTTGGCATGCCAAACCCTGAGGGCTATCGTAAAGCTTTGAAAATGGCAAAATTTGCTGAAAAGTTTAACCTACCTATTCTTATGCTTGTAGACACTGCGGGTGCATATCCCGGACTTGGCGCAGAAGAAAGAGGACAGAGCGAGGCTATTGCAAAAAACTTACAAGAATTTTCTAATTTAAAAGTCCCTACGATTTCTGTAATTATTGGCGAGGGTGGCAGTGGTGGTGCACTAGCCATTGCAGTGGCTGACAGACTAGCCATGATGCAATATTCAATTTTTAGCGTGATTTCTCCTGAGGGTTGTGCGGCAATTTTATGGAATGACCCTAGTAAAACCGAAGTGGCTATCAAAGCAATGAAAATTACCCCCACTGATTTAAAAGAGGCAGGGCTAATTGATGATGTGATTTTAGAGCCTAGCAAGGGAGCTCATAGAGATAAACTTCTAGCTGCCAACACCATTAAAGAATATTTCTTAGATAGCTTACACTCCATTCAGCAAGACCCTCATTTTCTTGAAAAGCGCTATCAAAAACTCATGTCTTTTGGCTCATTTGTAGAATAG
- a CDS encoding DUF1104 domain-containing protein, whose amino-acid sequence MKDIKKTLIFIFMVALGFQAIQARDFSKLNDKELLKLAGSLPSSEAIDYRMEVSKRLKALNTEDAKKFRASFSRMAKKNLSKMSEEDFKKMREEVRKELEKKTKGLSAEEIKSKGLDVSVCSGDVRKVWCKAKKIEDEGHCAPK is encoded by the coding sequence ATGAAAGACATTAAAAAAACCCTTATTTTTATTTTTATGGTTGCACTAGGTTTTCAAGCTATTCAAGCTAGAGATTTTTCTAAGCTTAATGATAAAGAGCTTTTAAAACTAGCTGGAAGTCTTCCTTCTAGTGAGGCGATTGATTATCGTATGGAAGTGTCTAAACGCCTTAAAGCCTTGAATACTGAAGATGCTAAGAAGTTTCGTGCGAGTTTCAGTAGAATGGCTAAAAAAAATCTTTCAAAGATGAGTGAAGAAGATTTTAAAAAAATGCGTGAAGAAGTGCGTAAAGAATTAGAAAAGAAGACTAAAGGCTTAAGTGCTGAAGAAATCAAGTCTAAGGGGCTTGATGTGAGTGTGTGTAGCGGTGATGTGAGAAAAGTTTGGTGCAAGGCTAAAAAGATTGAAGATGAGGGGCATTGTGCGCCTAAGTGA
- the ychF gene encoding redox-regulated ATPase YchF, with amino-acid sequence MGLSVGIVGLPNVGKSSAFNALTKTQNAQSANYPFCTIEPNKAIVNVPDPRLDELAKIINPERILYSVVEFVDIAGLIKGASKGEGLGNQFLANIKECEVILHVVRCFEDGNITHVNDKIDPLNDIETIELELILADIATLDKRIERLQKSLKSSKDAKNILECALALKTHLEELKPAKSFAKKDSEIFLDLDKELRFLSNKKMIYVANVNEENLSTLNEHALKVESHAKAQNCEFVALCAKLEEEMVSMDEMEVKEFLQSLGVNESGLEKTIRLSFKELGLISYFTAGVKEVRSWTIKKGSSAPSAAGVIHKDFEKGFIRAETIAYEDFITYKGELGAKEKGALRIEGKDYIVQDGDVLHFRFNV; translated from the coding sequence ATGGGGCTTTCTGTAGGAATTGTAGGCTTACCTAATGTAGGTAAGTCTAGCGCTTTTAACGCACTCACAAAAACGCAAAACGCTCAGAGTGCGAACTATCCTTTTTGCACTATTGAGCCTAATAAAGCGATAGTCAATGTTCCTGACCCTCGCTTAGATGAGCTTGCTAAAATTATTAATCCTGAGCGTATTTTATATTCAGTTGTAGAATTTGTGGATATTGCAGGACTCATTAAGGGAGCTAGTAAAGGTGAGGGCTTAGGCAATCAATTTTTAGCTAACATTAAAGAATGCGAAGTGATTTTACATGTGGTGCGTTGCTTTGAAGATGGCAATATTACCCATGTCAATGATAAGATTGACCCTCTAAATGATATAGAAACCATTGAATTAGAGCTGATTTTAGCAGATATTGCCACTTTGGATAAAAGGATTGAGCGCTTACAAAAATCTCTTAAAAGCTCCAAAGACGCTAAGAATATTTTAGAATGTGCGCTTGCTTTAAAAACACATTTAGAAGAATTAAAGCCTGCCAAAAGCTTTGCCAAGAAAGATAGTGAAATCTTTTTGGATTTAGATAAAGAGTTACGCTTTTTATCCAATAAAAAAATGATTTATGTTGCCAATGTCAATGAAGAAAATCTAAGCACTCTAAATGAACATGCCCTTAAGGTAGAATCTCATGCGAAAGCTCAAAATTGCGAGTTTGTTGCCCTTTGTGCCAAATTAGAAGAAGAAATGGTCTCAATGGACGAAATGGAAGTTAAAGAATTTTTGCAAAGTTTAGGCGTTAATGAAAGCGGATTAGAAAAAACTATTCGTTTAAGCTTTAAAGAGCTAGGCTTAATTAGCTATTTTACAGCTGGTGTTAAAGAAGTGCGCTCTTGGACGATTAAAAAGGGTTCTAGCGCACCAAGTGCTGCTGGAGTGATTCATAAAGATTTTGAAAAAGGCTTTATTAGAGCCGAAACTATCGCTTATGAAGATTTTATCACCTATAAGGGTGAATTAGGTGCTAAAGAAAAGGGTGCGTTACGCATTGAAGGTAAGGATTATATCGTGCAAGATGGCGATGTATTACATTTTCGCTTTAATGTCTAA
- a CDS encoding DUF1104 domain-containing protein — protein MVKKCVLAFSLATLMLAPLGAMDFSKKSDLELAKMAGVVAPKDIVDYKKELRKRLKDMSQEKRAKFHKQLHEYAIKNTDDMSVEEFETHRKAVQEELSKHNMKDLDKELGLKSCDCGKKKDKKKNELGAKSCDCNKKHAHEHSKGKEHKEHEKHQQHEKEEKADKK, from the coding sequence ATGGTAAAAAAATGTGTTTTAGCGTTCTCTTTAGCAACGCTTATGTTGGCTCCTTTGGGTGCTATGGATTTTAGCAAAAAGAGTGATTTGGAACTAGCTAAAATGGCTGGTGTTGTAGCTCCAAAGGATATTGTGGATTATAAAAAAGAGCTTAGAAAGCGCTTGAAAGATATGAGCCAAGAAAAGCGTGCGAAGTTTCATAAACAATTGCACGAATACGCCATCAAGAACACTGATGATATGAGCGTAGAAGAGTTTGAAACGCATAGAAAGGCAGTGCAAGAGGAGCTTAGTAAGCATAATATGAAAGACTTAGATAAGGAGCTTGGGTTAAAGTCATGTGATTGTGGCAAGAAAAAAGATAAGAAAAAGAACGAACTTGGTGCGAAGTCTTGTGATTGTAATAAAAAACATGCTCATGAGCATAGCAAAGGCAAAGAACATAAAGAACACGAAAAGCACCAACAGCATGAAAAGGAAGAAAAAGCGGATAAAAAATAA
- the rpsU gene encoding 30S ribosomal protein S21, protein MPGIKVRDADAFDEAYRRFKKQTDRNLVVTECRARRFFESKTEKRKKQKISAKKKILKRLYMLRRYESRL, encoded by the coding sequence GTGCCCGGAATTAAAGTAAGAGATGCTGATGCTTTTGATGAGGCTTACAGAAGATTCAAAAAGCAAACTGACCGCAACTTGGTTGTAACTGAGTGTCGTGCAAGAAGATTCTTTGAATCTAAAACTGAAAAGCGCAAAAAGCAAAAAATCAGTGCTAAGAAAAAAATCTTAAAGCGCCTTTATATGTTAAGACGCTATGAGTCAAGACTATAA
- the fabG gene encoding 3-oxoacyl-ACP reductase FabG, with protein MQFTGKNVLITGASKGIGAEIARTLASMGLKVWINYRSNAEVADALKAEIESQGYQAAVIKFDATSETDFAEAIHTIIESDGALSYLVNNAGIVRDKLAIKMKTEDFHHVIENNLTSAFIGCREALKAMSKSRFGSVVNIASIIGERGNMGQTNYSASKGGMIAMSKSFAYEGALRNIRFNCVTPGFIETDMNANLKDDLKADYVKNIPLNRLGSAKEVAGAVAFLLSDLSSYITGETLKVNGGLYM; from the coding sequence ATGCAATTCACAGGAAAAAATGTTCTCATTACCGGAGCCTCCAAAGGCATTGGAGCAGAGATTGCTAGGACACTCGCCTCTATGGGGCTAAAAGTATGGATAAACTATCGCAGTAATGCTGAAGTAGCAGACGCTTTAAAAGCTGAGATTGAATCTCAAGGGTATCAAGCAGCTGTTATTAAGTTTGACGCAACTTCTGAAACTGATTTTGCTGAAGCGATACACACTATTATTGAAAGCGATGGAGCTTTATCTTACTTAGTCAATAATGCGGGTATTGTAAGAGACAAATTAGCTATCAAAATGAAGACAGAAGATTTTCATCATGTGATTGAAAATAACTTGACTTCAGCCTTTATTGGTTGTAGAGAGGCCTTAAAAGCTATGAGCAAGAGCCGTTTTGGAAGTGTGGTCAATATCGCTTCTATTATTGGCGAAAGAGGCAACATGGGACAAACCAACTACTCTGCAAGTAAGGGCGGTATGATTGCTATGAGTAAATCTTTTGCCTATGAAGGGGCTTTGAGAAATATTCGTTTCAATTGTGTAACACCGGGCTTTATAGAAACCGATATGAATGCCAATTTAAAAGATGACCTTAAAGCGGATTATGTTAAAAATATTCCCCTCAATAGACTAGGGTCTGCTAAAGAAGTGGCAGGAGCAGTAGCGTTTCTTTTAAGTGATTTATCTAGTTATATTACCGGAGAGACACTTAAGGTTAATGGTGGGCTTTATATGTAG
- a CDS encoding YkgB family protein, whose protein sequence is MQILKTFLEALVKLQNLGGYLMHIAIFIIFVWIGGLKFVAYEAEGIAPFVANSPFFSFMYKFDKPEYKEHKMSESQSMKEELQDDSKIIENKEWHKENRTYLVSEILGITIITLGVLVFLGLWMPLAGVIGGLLVAGMTITTLSFLFTTPEVFVNQHFPWLSGAGRLVVKDLALFAGGLIVAGFDAKRYLEGKGFCLMNRSSLGIKDKNCSSRCCS, encoded by the coding sequence ATGCAAATACTCAAAACATTTTTAGAGGCGCTTGTAAAGCTTCAAAATTTAGGTGGCTATTTAATGCACATAGCTATTTTTATTATTTTTGTTTGGATTGGTGGGCTTAAATTTGTCGCCTATGAGGCTGAAGGAATCGCACCTTTTGTGGCTAACTCCCCTTTCTTTTCTTTTATGTATAAATTTGACAAACCCGAATACAAAGAACATAAAATGTCTGAAAGCCAATCTATGAAAGAAGAATTACAAGATGATTCCAAAATTATTGAAAATAAAGAATGGCATAAAGAAAATCGCACTTATTTGGTTTCTGAAATACTTGGCATTACAATTATCACTTTAGGCGTTTTAGTATTTTTAGGACTTTGGATGCCTTTAGCTGGAGTAATTGGGGGACTGCTAGTTGCTGGAATGACTATCACGACCTTATCTTTTTTATTCACTACGCCTGAAGTCTTTGTTAATCAACATTTCCCATGGTTATCTGGAGCTGGAAGATTGGTTGTCAAAGATTTAGCATTGTTTGCTGGAGGATTGATTGTAGCGGGATTTGATGCCAAACGCTACTTAGAGGGTAAGGGATTTTGCTTAATGAATCGTTCGTCTTTAGGAATTAAGGATAAAAATTGTTCTAGTAGATGTTGTTCTTAA
- the acpP gene encoding acyl carrier protein — protein sequence MALFEDIQAVITEQLNVDAAQVTEEAEFVKDLGADSLDVVELIMALEEKFGIEIPDEQAEKIVNVGDVVKYIESNKLA from the coding sequence ATGGCTTTATTTGAAGATATTCAAGCAGTAATTACTGAGCAATTGAATGTAGATGCAGCGCAAGTTACTGAAGAGGCAGAGTTTGTTAAGGATTTAGGTGCAGATTCTTTAGATGTTGTAGAATTGATTATGGCTCTAGAAGAAAAATTTGGCATTGAAATTCCTGATGAGCAAGCAGAAAAAATCGTTAATGTTGGCGATGTTGTGAAGTATATTGAGAGCAATAAACTAGCATAA
- a CDS encoding ribbon-helix-helix domain-containing protein, with protein MDSTNKNMRPGRKRVSIDELKRNFSVTFYLSREEHNILKELATEEAESVNSFVKRHILKTIIYKKS; from the coding sequence ATGGATTCTACAAATAAAAACATGAGACCGGGTCGTAAGCGTGTTTCTATAGATGAGTTAAAAAGAAACTTTTCGGTTACTTTCTATTTATCTAGGGAAGAGCATAATATTTTAAAAGAATTAGCTACTGAAGAGGCAGAGAGCGTTAACTCATTTGTTAAGCGCCATATTTTAAAGACTATTATTTATAAGAAGAGCTAA
- a CDS encoding SulP family inorganic anion transporter — MIKKIKDEWLSNIHKDLLSSFVVGLSMIPETAGFAIMVGLSPSIAFFTTFYMALILSLFGARKAMISAAAGSVALVLVGVCKDYGIEYVGIATIMAGIIQILFGIFKIGKLLKYIPQSVMFGFVNALAILLLKEQFKFFENQSYPMYMLVLIGILIIYLFPLITKKVPSNLICIIAVSAIAIIFDIQVPTLGTIEQGKMEFEFMALPHLDMPIFLGLLPYALSLALVGTIESLLTAKTLDNIIGDSSDKNKESQAQGLGNITSGILGGMTGCALVGQSIINAKSGATTRLSTFFAGFSLIILVLVFNEYVTKIPIAAVVAVMIMISITTFNLKSITEITKIRIQDTINMLIVVAVVLATDNLAIGVGVGVVTNSLLNKMTFKKY, encoded by the coding sequence ATGATAAAAAAAATAAAAGACGAATGGCTTTCAAACATTCATAAGGATTTGCTTTCTAGCTTTGTAGTGGGGCTTTCTATGATACCAGAGACTGCCGGATTTGCTATTATGGTTGGGTTAAGCCCTAGCATTGCCTTTTTTACAACCTTTTATATGGCGCTTATTTTGTCTCTATTTGGCGCTAGAAAGGCTATGATTAGTGCAGCAGCTGGCTCAGTAGCTTTAGTTTTAGTTGGAGTTTGCAAAGACTATGGGATAGAATATGTTGGTATTGCGACCATTATGGCAGGAATTATCCAAATCCTTTTTGGGATTTTTAAAATAGGAAAATTATTAAAATATATTCCCCAATCTGTAATGTTTGGCTTTGTGAACGCACTAGCTATCTTACTATTAAAAGAGCAATTCAAATTTTTTGAAAACCAATCTTATCCCATGTATATGCTAGTTCTTATAGGCATTCTTATCATTTATTTATTCCCACTAATCACTAAAAAAGTCCCCTCAAATCTAATTTGTATTATTGCAGTTAGTGCAATAGCTATTATTTTTGATATTCAAGTCCCAACTTTAGGCACTATAGAACAAGGCAAAATGGAATTTGAATTTATGGCATTACCTCATTTAGATATGCCTATTTTTCTAGGCTTGCTACCTTATGCCCTATCTTTAGCCCTTGTTGGGACTATAGAGAGCTTGCTTACGGCTAAGACTTTAGACAACATCATTGGAGATTCTAGCGACAAAAACAAAGAATCTCAAGCGCAAGGTCTAGGCAATATCACCTCAGGAATCTTAGGAGGCATGACAGGCTGTGCTTTAGTAGGTCAATCTATCATTAATGCCAAATCAGGTGCTACCACAAGGCTTTCTACATTCTTTGCAGGATTTTCTCTCATTATCCTAGTGCTTGTCTTTAACGAATATGTAACCAAAATCCCCATAGCAGCAGTTGTTGCTGTAATGATTATGATTTCTATAACAACCTTTAATCTCAAGTCTATTACCGAGATTACAAAAATTAGAATCCAAGATACGATTAACATGCTTATTGTGGTAGCTGTTGTATTAGCTACAGATAATCTAGCAATAGGTGTAGGCGTTGGGGTAGTAACCAATTCATTGCTAAACAAAATGACCTTTAAGAAATATTAG
- a CDS encoding beta-ketoacyl-ACP synthase II — protein sequence MRRIVVTGMGMINSLGLNKEDSFSAIIKGECGIKTIESFDASAFPVCIAGEITNFDPTEVMNPRDVKKAGRFIQLALKATREAMKDSGILDAQNKCPEELANRMGVSSGSGIGGLGNIEANSIYCFEKGPRKVNPFFITSALVNMIGGFTSIEFGIKGPNLSSVTACAAGTHAIIEAVKTILLGGADRMLVVGAESTICPVGIGGFASIRALSTRNEEPTRASRPFDKERNGFVMGEGAGALVLEEYESAKKRGAKIYAEFAGYGESGDANHITAPAPEGEGAFRAMKMALEMAQVEVGYVNAHGTSTYYNDLYETIALRNVFGGKDKVPPVSSTKGQIGHCLGAAGALEAVIAIMAMNKGILPPTINQETPDPECDLDYIPNVAREKQVSAVMSNSFGFGGTNGVVIFKKA from the coding sequence GTGCGTCGGATTGTAGTAACTGGAATGGGAATGATCAATTCGCTAGGATTAAACAAGGAAGATTCGTTTTCAGCCATTATCAAGGGAGAATGCGGTATTAAAACTATAGAAAGCTTTGATGCGAGTGCATTTCCCGTGTGTATTGCTGGAGAAATCACTAACTTTGACCCTACAGAGGTGATGAATCCTAGAGATGTGAAGAAAGCAGGGCGTTTCATACAATTAGCCTTGAAAGCTACAAGAGAAGCTATGAAAGATAGTGGTATTTTAGACGCTCAAAATAAATGCCCCGAAGAATTAGCTAATCGCATGGGCGTAAGCTCTGGCTCTGGTATTGGTGGGTTAGGCAATATTGAGGCTAACTCTATCTATTGTTTTGAAAAGGGTCCTAGAAAGGTTAATCCTTTCTTCATTACTTCTGCGTTAGTGAATATGATTGGTGGTTTTACTTCTATTGAATTTGGCATTAAAGGACCCAATCTTTCTAGTGTAACTGCTTGTGCAGCCGGAACTCATGCCATTATTGAGGCTGTAAAAACCATTCTACTTGGTGGGGCTGACAGAATGCTTGTAGTAGGCGCAGAATCTACTATCTGTCCTGTTGGTATTGGTGGATTTGCTAGTATTAGAGCTCTTTCTACACGAAATGAAGAGCCTACTAGAGCCTCAAGACCTTTTGATAAAGAGCGTAACGGATTTGTTATGGGTGAGGGTGCTGGAGCATTAGTGCTTGAAGAATATGAGAGCGCTAAAAAACGAGGCGCTAAAATTTATGCCGAGTTTGCCGGATATGGTGAAAGTGGCGATGCTAATCATATCACTGCGCCAGCACCAGAGGGCGAAGGCGCTTTCAGAGCTATGAAAATGGCATTAGAAATGGCTCAAGTAGAAGTAGGCTATGTGAATGCGCATGGAACTAGCACTTATTATAACGACCTATACGAAACTATTGCTCTACGCAATGTCTTTGGTGGCAAAGATAAAGTTCCGCCGGTTAGCTCCACAAAAGGACAAATTGGACATTGCTTAGGTGCAGCGGGTGCTTTAGAGGCTGTTATTGCTATTATGGCAATGAATAAAGGGATTTTACCCCCTACAATCAATCAAGAGACTCCAGACCCAGAGTGCGACCTAGATTATATTCCAAATGTGGCTAGAGAAAAGCAAGTATCAGCAGTTATGAGTAACTCATTTGGTTTTGGTGGCACCAACGGTGTTGTGATTTTCAAAAAAGCCTAA
- the dapF gene encoding diaminopimelate epimerase yields the protein MVFYKYSGSGNDFLITHAFKEQDFSLLAKQICHRHEGFGADGLVVLLPHTHYPYAWDFYNSDGSRASMCGNASRCVGLHAYKYQLAPKNHTFLAGKREISISIEEPNIVESNLGHFQILENISQLQIAKQATLKSFLKEIATWHLIDTGVPHLVGFVKEKTYLDSLDLNDLKALRHLFNANVNIAYIKDEKTIFLHTYERGVENITLACGTGMGAVFVIAHLNYHLNSSATLIPTSQERLNLSLKDKQIFYKGKVCYIGMSVTEPNLLLP from the coding sequence ATGGTGTTTTATAAATATTCAGGTAGCGGAAATGATTTTTTAATCACGCACGCTTTTAAAGAACAAGATTTTTCACTCTTGGCTAAGCAAATATGCCATAGACATGAAGGGTTTGGTGCTGATGGATTAGTGGTGTTATTACCCCATACTCATTACCCTTATGCATGGGATTTTTATAATTCTGATGGTTCTAGGGCTAGTATGTGTGGGAATGCGAGTCGTTGCGTAGGATTACATGCTTATAAGTATCAATTAGCACCAAAAAACCATACCTTTTTAGCTGGAAAAAGAGAAATTTCTATCAGTATAGAAGAGCCAAACATTGTAGAAAGCAATTTAGGGCATTTTCAAATCTTAGAGAATATATCCCAACTACAAATAGCTAAACAAGCCACTTTGAAAAGTTTCTTAAAAGAAATCGCTACTTGGCATTTAATTGATACAGGTGTGCCTCATTTAGTGGGATTTGTCAAAGAAAAAACTTATTTAGATTCTTTAGATTTAAATGATTTAAAAGCCTTACGCCATTTATTTAATGCTAATGTAAATATTGCTTATATAAAAGATGAAAAAACTATTTTTCTACACACTTATGAACGAGGGGTTGAAAATATTACTTTAGCTTGTGGGACAGGCATGGGGGCTGTTTTTGTTATAGCGCATTTGAATTATCACCTAAATTCTAGTGCCACCTTAATCCCAACAAGTCAAGAACGCTTAAATTTATCCTTAAAAGATAAGCAGATTTTTTACAAAGGAAAGGTGTGTTATATTGGCATGAGTGTTACAGAGCCCAACCTCTTGTTGCCATAA
- a CDS encoding AI-2E family transporter, whose product MKAQYFFWILFGTGFYWMVYLYQDFLMDALIAGLLCVGLFQVKVFLNRRFSNALSSLICVLTLASVLVVPLYFIAYRSSNFIFEINFNNLSDLVSWFKVAVPEKLSNFPTLSEGVRKLLENISASSITGSLLKVSSYIGKYSLKLISDTAFVLGLLFFFFYYSERFYHYFLGVLPFESKQSEGIFQEVAGILRIVLLTSMITVFLEGLAFGAMIVWFGHDGLFLGILYGLASLVPVVGGALIWVPVVVFELYHGHTNGAIFIALYSIVLIGGLIDSVIKPILIVFIKQRLFKTTLKINEMLIFFSMIAGISQFGFWGIAVGPTITAFFIALLRLYESYFSKNRELCEC is encoded by the coding sequence TTGAAAGCGCAGTATTTTTTCTGGATTCTTTTTGGAACCGGATTTTATTGGATGGTATATCTGTATCAAGATTTTTTGATGGATGCCTTGATTGCTGGGCTTTTGTGCGTGGGGCTTTTTCAAGTTAAGGTATTTTTGAATCGCCGTTTTTCCAATGCTTTAAGCTCGCTTATTTGTGTGCTGACTTTAGCAAGCGTGTTAGTTGTCCCATTATATTTTATTGCTTATAGAAGTTCAAACTTTATTTTTGAAATCAATTTTAATAATCTTTCAGATTTGGTGAGTTGGTTTAAAGTGGCAGTGCCAGAAAAGCTATCAAATTTTCCCACGCTTAGTGAGGGGGTTAGAAAACTTTTAGAAAATATTAGCGCCTCTTCTATTACAGGCTCTTTGCTAAAGGTAAGTAGCTATATTGGAAAATACAGCTTAAAACTTATTAGCGATACAGCATTTGTGTTAGGGTTACTATTTTTCTTTTTTTACTATAGCGAGCGTTTTTATCATTATTTCTTGGGGGTATTGCCTTTTGAATCTAAACAAAGTGAAGGGATTTTTCAAGAAGTGGCTGGAATTTTGCGTATTGTGCTTTTAACTTCTATGATTACGGTATTTTTAGAGGGGCTTGCTTTTGGCGCTATGATTGTTTGGTTTGGGCATGATGGATTATTTTTAGGAATTTTATATGGCTTGGCATCTTTAGTGCCTGTTGTAGGGGGGGCGTTAATTTGGGTGCCGGTGGTGGTGTTTGAACTCTATCATGGGCATACTAATGGCGCTATTTTTATTGCGTTGTATTCTATAGTTCTTATTGGGGGGTTAATTGATAGTGTGATTAAACCTATTTTAATTGTTTTTATCAAACAAAGGTTGTTTAAGACCACGCTTAAAATTAATGAAATGCTAATTTTTTTCTCTATGATTGCTGGTATTTCGCAATTTGGCTTTTGGGGTATTGCTGTAGGGCCTACAATTACAGCATTTTTTATCGCTTTGTTGCGATTGTATGAAAGCTATTTTTCTAAAAATAGGGAGTTATGCGAGTGCTAA
- a CDS encoding radical SAM/SPASM domain-containing protein: protein MRFKKVYIELSDICALKCSFCPNPKNQRGIMSLELFQNACKQVSPLTNKITLHVLGDPCKLKDLKLYLDIAKNFNLKVDLVTSGVYLNDFSLLLHEIIWQISISLDAGLDSQNKLNKECYIKRILEFCHYKFEKNSEVFLNLRIQSATLKEHFSFIEPFLKAFNPMSFEYLQTHKRVRLFKKSFLNIQQTFEWPNLQTTPIASSQQQSNAPYCYGLIEQIAILANGIVVPCCMDTNASINLGNIHITPLQAILESKKALAIKTHFLKNQAIEPLCKHCTYAKIRQQQHS from the coding sequence ATTCGTTTTAAAAAAGTCTATATAGAATTAAGCGATATTTGTGCCTTAAAGTGCAGTTTTTGTCCTAACCCCAAAAACCAACGAGGGATAATGAGCTTGGAGCTATTTCAAAACGCTTGCAAGCAAGTTTCTCCCCTAACCAATAAAATCACTTTACATGTTTTAGGAGACCCTTGCAAGCTAAAAGATTTAAAGCTTTATTTAGACATTGCTAAAAACTTCAATCTCAAAGTAGATTTGGTTACAAGTGGTGTGTATTTAAATGATTTTTCCTTGCTCTTGCACGAAATAATTTGGCAAATCTCAATTTCTTTAGATGCAGGGCTAGATTCACAAAACAAGCTCAATAAAGAGTGCTATATTAAGCGTATTTTAGAATTTTGTCATTATAAATTTGAAAAGAATAGTGAAGTTTTTTTGAATTTACGCATTCAAAGCGCTACTTTAAAAGAACACTTTAGTTTTATTGAGCCCTTTTTAAAGGCTTTTAATCCTATGTCTTTTGAATATTTGCAAACACATAAAAGAGTGCGCTTGTTTAAAAAAAGTTTTTTAAATATCCAACAAACTTTTGAATGGCCAAATCTTCAAACCACTCCCATAGCTAGTAGCCAACAACAATCTAATGCCCCTTATTGCTATGGCTTAATAGAACAAATCGCTATTTTAGCCAATGGAATTGTAGTGCCATGTTGCATGGACACTAATGCGAGTATTAATCTTGGCAACATTCATATAACCCCTCTACAAGCAATTTTAGAGAGTAAAAAAGCCCTAGCCATTAAAACACATTTTCTAAAAAATCAAGCCATTGAGCCACTATGTAAGCATTGCACTTATGCTAAGATACGCCAACAACAGCATTCTTAG